Proteins encoded by one window of Torulaspora delbrueckii CBS 1146 chromosome 2, complete genome:
- the TDEL0B04800 gene encoding uncharacterized protein (ancestral locus Anc_2.116) — translation MSSSKRSLKEILDSEYVEESDGDREGMLDGELSDDEDMNDPNMCNECKDMATGMICNDCEENFCVVCFEMLHRGGKRRGHEYVKVGEDAHNESHGSNGAKSESLPENEEDQRKLIESLNGVKEKDEVKIQSTTLGTNSIDDKLLAILNKNAYFVPMRLTPDERHLLRLLEAALQVSEYTDRVDILSYKSKAKRIVEQLKEVCSVLSGLVVASDMKIGKKLLEMKNFSDNAKWFQDIFEVGRRYKIMNPERMRDTYGKLCYMVMDSRLPQIEDHMEFHLFKPIKTVHSFLSSKPEDQGKALGMLNDKMALIATSSITPAGKTRNQINRLIKQKETAIENLASKYHSKYYSKEDIRQALYSIGDYNAYININRRPIMRMLERLELFRHQDVAEKYSIGIQYGRNGSRLTHDHERQWHYVQQSLTLWSIIQREMVHLWYLADIDLFDGTQYRLASTGHGLNRIKTCPAIYKEMHKIITECRSKTKSWVGSSVVHLGDDAVPNALFFLDKYTQVPSILIPFDQTLMKINELVQNDELLLEYINKEYGSVEDLKLTILQDAFAHMFDGSGADNFYMSGSCIDGRLTSAWNHCNEIAKKKYYNIFLLTSFTGFNGSEGFSS, via the coding sequence ATgagttcatcaaagagatccCTGAAGGAGATTCTGGATTCTGAATACGTCGAGGAGAGCGATGGTGATAGAGAAGGCATGCTCGATGGGGAACTGTCagacgatgaagacatGAACGATCCAAATATGTGTAACGAGTGTAAGGATATGGCCACCGGAATGATATGTAATGACTGTGAGGAGAACTTCTGTGTAGTGTGCTTTGAGATGTTGCATAGAGGGGGTAAAAGAAGAGGTCACGAATACGTGAAAGTAGGCGAGGATGCCCATAATGAGTCCCATGGTAGCAATGGCGCCAAATCAGAATCTTTAccagagaatgaagaagatcaaagaaagctTATTGAGAGTCTGAACGGCGTAAAAGAGAAGGATGAAGTTAAGATCCAGTCAACTACGCTTGGCACAAACTCCATTGATGACAAACTCTTGGCAATTCTTAACAAGAATGCGTATTTCGTTCCAATGAGATTGACCCCTGATGAGAGGCACCTTCTGAGATTACTTGAAGCGGCTTTACAAGTCTCTGAATATACCGATCGTGTTGACATTTTGTCATACAAATCGAAGGCCAAGAGAATTGTagaacaattgaaggaagttTGTTCTGTCTTGTCTGGTTTAGTTGTTGCCTCTGATATGAAAATCGgtaagaaacttcttgagatgaagaactttAGTGATAATGCCaaatggtttcaagatATCTTCGAGGTTGGAAGGCGTTACAAGATCATGAATCCAGAGAGGATGAGAGATACTTATGGGAAACTTTGTTATATGGTGATGGACTCTCGCCTTCCTCAGATCGAGGACCACATGGAATTTCATTTATTCAAACCTATTAAAACTGTCCATTCATTCTTGAGTTCCAAACCTGAAGATCAAGGGAAAGCATTGGGTATGCTGAACGATAAAATGGCACTCATTGCGACATCAAGTATTACTCCGGCGGGCAAGACGAGGAACCAAATAAACAGACTAATCAAGCAAAAGGAGACCGCCATAGAAAACTTAGCCTCGAAATACCATAGTAAGTACTACTCCAAGGAAGATATTCGTCAAGCCTTATATTCTATCGGTGACTATAACGCTTACATCAATATCAATAGACGTCCGATCATGAGAATGCTCGAAAGACTTGAATTGTTTCGCCATCAGGATGTTGCTGAAAAATACTCTATCGGAATTCAGTACGGAAGAAATGGTTCTCGTTTGACTCACGATCATGAAAGGCAGTGGCATTACGTGCAACAGTCCTTAACTCTGTGGTCAATCATCCAGAGGGAGATGGTCCATTTGTGGTACTTAGCAGACATCGATCTTTTCGATGGCACCCAATATAGGCTAGCATCAACGGGACATGGCTTAAACCGTATCAAGACGTGTCCCGCCATCTATAAGGAGATGCACAAGATTATAACTGAGTGCCGCTCCAAAACTAAGTCATGGGTGGGATCCTCTGTGGTTCATCTAGGAGACGATGCAGTCCCCAATGCGCTGTTCTTCCTCGACAAATATACCCAAGTACCATCAATTTTAATTCCGTTTGATCAGACCCTAatgaaaatcaatgaaCTGGTCcaaaatgatgaattgcTATTGGAAtatatcaacaaagaatatGGGTCTgtggaagatttgaagctAACCATCTTACAAGACGCTTTCGCACACATGTTCGACGGTTCAGGTGCAGACAATTTCTATATGAGCGGCTCCTGCATTGATGGCAGATTGACATCGGCATGGAATCACTGTAATGagattgcaaagaagaagtattACAACATTTTCTTACTAACTTCTTTTACAGGGTTTAATGGCTCCGAAGGCTTTTCCTCTTGA
- the TDEL0B04730 gene encoding endosulfine family protein (similar to Saccharomyces cerevisiae YHR132W-A and YNL157W; ancestral locus Anc_2.109) encodes MGDISPTNSTVDLTKARQEQNVDLSKLTPQELKLYKMYGKLPSKKDLFKHKMQERRYFDSGDYALSKAGVIQSEGASHNNLPVTNPSGLRESIIRRRMSSSAGDSVSRQGSISSGPPPRSPNK; translated from the coding sequence ATGGGTGATATATCTCCAACGAATAGTACAGTGGATTTGACAAAGGCTCGCCAGGAGCAGAACGTTGATCTGTCGAAACTGACTCCCCAAGAATTAAAACTTTACAAGATGTACGGAAAATTACCGTCAAAGAAGGATCTGTTTAAGCATAAGATGCAAGAACGTAGGTATTTTGACAGTGGTGATTATGCGCTGAGCAAAGCTGGAGTAATTCAATCTGAAGGGGCAAGCCACAACAATCTGCCGGTGACGAACCCCAGTGGATTAAGAGAGTCGATAATACGGAGGAGAATGAGTAGTAGTGCTGGAGATTCTGTTTCGAGGCAGGGGAGTATCTCGAGCGGTCCACCACCAAGGTCTCCGAACAAATAG
- the TDEL0B04770 gene encoding uncharacterized protein (similar to Saccharomyces cerevisiae YHR131C and YNL144C; ancestral locus Anc_2.113) has protein sequence MSLPSACLQVHDRARSNEFDRLKSRGSSSSISMGEELTTSSNNSESGTDYQHQQPIRNSGLKIPAKLEEDPKGNKSDEPKFLDEGNALFQYIDPQPANPPKYATINPNRRIRFPIYECIERCPRDAVPPKYSPAVDSFTVISMKVEWLSPYEASPSRQWKNYIMEINSTQLNFYRIDDSLTAGIKNYYNGDQKVTSSHSHHSHLFSLSSRSTYQFNKADQERISMSINKNRKKYLTNDRIVKTYSLQCAKLGIPTDYTKKTFVLRMRCESEQFLLNFSHVDDMIMSTMYLQMGICVSLDLDLRELPTYRVVPRRRRRRRRKNRDGFFSDSHSRSNSISRLHINGTPPPSGHGRVKTPKEEHSAEKMKTTRSLTSCILNMHSRSPSAGRESKTRTRSTPSSRKGSVTEETTGSPGLKSKLRGLFKNRRTVSTRQITLEKFQSQTRGLNSVLEDAEEEDPGIVRTKSLPAKELPNNTILPSPALNADRSISRNLPPDMNLMKSHASAFTNDQKNNFLPMTPEEELISPGMTSLDSYPVQRYNTHTQREIDEFRAVVREHAEDAHVVENENETMGCLDMGALEADDDDDDEEEEGEDDDDDASGTGRTGSRSDPPRSVYADEGIFHDSDDDYVYTMERRIGYRNRASSTTSALSNTPYGSDEVKWNPPIKEMSRRRYIRDSLRCIKPLSEGHRWIGKVVVHPTRPPLFETNNPPITVGVTLPDTRLSRGRYTPSQDYFYGEVEYKQTKNHYLKVLIAGPAGF, from the coding sequence ATGTCCCTACCGTCCGCCTGTCTCCAAGTCCATGATAGAGCTCGCTCGAACGAATTTGATAGGTTGAAGTCGCGAGGCTCCAGCTCATCTATATCGATGGGCGAAGAATTGACGACTTCAAGTAATAATAGTGAATCTGGTACAGATTATCAACATCAACAGCCGATACGAAATTCTGGCTTGAAAATACCAGCtaagcttgaagaagatcccAAGGGTAACAAATCAGATGAACCGAAATTCCTGGATGAAGGAAATGCTCTTTTCCAATACATAGATCCACAACCAGCGAACCCGCCTAAATATGCAACTATCAACCCTAATAGGAGAATACGGTTTCCGATCTATGAATGCATTGAGAGATGCCCGCGAGATGCAGTTCCTCCAAAATATTCGCCCGCAGTGGATTCCTTTACCGTTATTTCGATGAAAGTAGAATGGTTATCGCCATATGAGGCTTCGCCATCGAGACAATGGAAAAACTATATTATGGAGATTAATTCCACTCAGTTAAATTTCTATCGTATCGATGACTCATTAACAGCAGGAATCAAGAATTATTATAATGGTGATCAAAAGGTGACTAGTAGTCACAGTCATCATTCCCATTTATTTTCTCTCTCATCGAGAAGCACTTATCAGTTCAACAAAGCTGACCAGGAACGAATTAGCATGAGTATCAAcaagaacaggaagaaaTATCTTACAAATGATAGAATCGTCAAAACCTACTCGTTACAGTGTGCTAAACTGGGGATTCCCACAGACTACACGAAGAAAACATTTGTTCTACGAATGCGTTGTGAATCCGAGCAGTTTTTGCTCAACTTTTCACATGTCGACGATATGATCATGTCGACCATGTATTTACAAATGGGTATTTGTGTGTCACTAGATCTGGACCTCAGAGAGCTTCCCACTTATCGAGTAGTGCCGCGTAGGAGAAGGCGtaggagaagaaaaaacagAGATGGCTTCTTTTCCGATAGCCATAGCAGATCCAACTCAATTTCGCGGTTGCACATCAATGGGACACCTCCGCCGTCTGGGCATGGACGAGTGAAGACCCCGAAGGAAGAGCATTCAGCGGAAAAAATGAAGACTACTAGAAGTCTGACCTCATGCATTTTGAACATGCATAGCAGATCCCCATCAGCTGGGCGCGAATCTAAAACGCGCACTAGGTCCACTCCATCAAGTAGGAAGGGCTCGGTGACAGAGGAGACTACCGGTTCTCCTGGTTTGAAGTCTAAGTTGAGAGGCCTTTTTAAGAACAGAAGAACTGTTTCAACACGACAAATCACattggaaaaatttcagTCTCAAACTAGAGGTTTGAACAGTGTCTTGGAAGACgccgaagaagaggatcCAGGTATCGTTAGAACTAAATCCCTGCCGGCAAAAGAACTTCCAAATAACACCATACTTCCATCACCAGCTCTGAATGCTGACCGTTCCATTTCTAGGAATTTACCACCAGATATGAATTTAATGAAGAGCCATGCATCGGCGTTTACcaatgatcaaaagaataatttCTTACCAATGACCCCAGAGGAGGAGTTGATTTCACCGGGAATGACTTCTCTCGATTCGTATCCTGTTCAAAGATACAATACTCATACTCAGCGTGAAATCGATGAGTTTAGAGCAGTTGTGCGCGAGCATGCAGAAGATGCCCATGTTGTCGAGAATGAGAATGAAACAATGGGCTGCCTGGACATGGGAGCCCTTGAAGCggatgatgacgatgacgatgaagaagaggaaggaGAGgacgacgatgatgacgcAAGTGGTACTGGTCGGACAGGATCTAGATCTGATCCTCCACGATCAGTTTATGCTGACGAGGGAATCTTCCACGACAGTGACGACGATTACGTTTACACCATGGAGAGAAGGATAGGTTACAGAAACCGCGCGTCTTCCACCACAAGTGCTTTGTCTAATACTCCGTACGGCAGTGATGAAGTGAAGTGGAATCCACCCATCAAGGAAATGTCTCGCAGGCGTTACATAAGAGACTCTCTCAGATGTATCAAACCGCTATCCGAGGGACACAGATGGATTGGTAAAGTAGTAGTGCATCCTACCAGGCCACCGCTCTTTGAAACAAACAACCCACCAATAACTGTTGGAGTAACTCTGCCAGATACAAGATTAAGCAGAGGGAGATACACTCCTTCACAAGACTATTTTTACGGAGAAGTTGAATACAAACAGACTAAGAATCATTATCTCAAGGTGCTTATTGCTGGACCTGCTGGTTTTTAA
- the ECM14 gene encoding putative metallocarboxypeptidase (similar to Saccharomyces cerevisiae ECM14 (YHR132C); ancestral locus Anc_2.110) gives MICILRLVAILALGIAIAECEVRSYADYMVCRFQTPDQRHVIEDIVRPLTNDYDIWTRNEDFIDIRLPKKVGKLEGCDVMIENLDQVIEESFPNRMEIDEVRSSGQVPFDTLGSSDFFFHEYRDLETIYTWLDLLEHSFPHLVTIEWVGETYEGRSLKALHISTKNPETNPEKKTIIMTGGIHAREWISISSVCWTVYQLLTKYGVSKKETKYLDHLDFLIIPVFNPDGYAYTWEHDRLWRKNRQETFVPSCPGIDIDHSFGFQWTSNNEFPCSEEYSGEQPFEAIEASSWDHYLNTTKGEYKVYGFLDFHSYSQEVLYPYAYSCEAVPRDLENLLELSYGLSKAIRNRSNKYYKVTAACKDRGSDLTPGLGSGSALDFMYHHRAHWAFQLKLRDTGNHGFLLPSKFIAPVGKETYAAVKYFCSFILDPSV, from the coding sequence ATGATTTGCATATTACGACTCGTGGCAATTCTAGCGCTTGGAATTGCGATTGCAGAGTGTGAAGTTCGCAGTTATGCCGATTATATGGTTTGCCGTTTCCAGACACCGGATCAGAGACATgtaattgaagatattgtGCGACCTTTGACTAATGACTACGATATATGGACCCGCAATGAAGATTTTATTGATATAAGGTTACCGAAGAAGGTTGGCAAACTAGAAGGATGTGATGTAATGatagaaaatttggatcaGGTTATCGAGGAATCGTTTCCCAACAGGATggagattgatgaagttcGCTCGAGTGGTCAAGTACCGTTTGATACACTAGGATCatcagatttcttcttccatgaGTATAGGGACTTGGAGACTATTTACACATGGCTTGATCTTTTGGAGCACAGTTTCCCTCATTTGGTCACAATCGAATGGGTTGGTGAAACATATGAGGgaagatctttgaaagcacTTCATATTTCGACAAAAAATCCAGAGACAAACCCCGAAAAGAAAACAATTATCATGACAGGTGGAATACATGCTCGTGAATGGATCAGTATTAGTTCCGTGTGCTGGACAGTGTACCAATTGTTGACAAAATATGGggtttcgaagaaagaaactaaATATTTGGATCACTTGGATTTCCTTATCATTCCAGTGTTTAACCCCGACGGGTACGCCTATACTTGGGAGCACGACCGTCTATGGCGTAAGAATCGTCAGGAGACATTTGTCCCAAGCTGTCCGGGAATCGATATCGATCACTCATTTGGATTCCAATGGACTTCAAACAATGAGTTTCCGTGTAGCGAAGAATACAGTGGCGAGCAGCCTTTTGAAGCCATCGAAGCTTCATCATGGGATCACTATTTGAACACTACCAAGGGTGAATATAAAGTTTATGGCTTCTTAGATTTCCATTCGTATTCGCAAGAAGTACTCTATCCTTATGCCTACTCATGCGAAGCGGTTCCTCGTGATCTAGAGAATTTGCTTGAGCTCTCCTACGGTCTATCCAAGGCTATTCGCAACAGGTCGAATAAGTACTACAAAGTGACTGCCGCTTGTAAGGATAGAGGTTCTGATTTAACCCCAGGTCTTGGGTCAGGTTCGGCGCTCGATTTCATGTACCACCATAGGGCTCACTGGGctttccaattgaaattgCGGGATACTGGCAATCATGGGTTCCTGCTACCATCGAAATTCATCGCACCGGTTGGCAAGGAAACTTATGCCGCGGTCAAATACTTTTGTTCATTTATATTGGACCCTTCTGTATAA
- the TDEL0B04720 gene encoding uncharacterized protein (similar to Saccharomyces cerevisiae NSG1 (YHR133C) and NSG2 (YNL156C); ancestral locus Anc_2.108) has protein sequence MAKKHSGTANGKAKENGLSNSRSKIAAKSTESISNLTRPQLYSIYDEDITNSEETLSFEEIKRSRGESLDDRGLSTEPRLTFSAGSMLSNSSELKARKTWLSKAVNFFFATSLLSIAGISYHELSRQLHDNHLLHPDFASRPLSLGVEISNLLTGGRVPDWGAYALEGILFGLSIPLMDHIFNIKTPRNSVGSIIRSVNAMLGVTFGIRRVEWSSSLQAAGAWGLLNIILWLLFDSTSSMFFGCSFMGLLACASCYREVSDKSQFLYFMDFYFLGLLLFGKLGRYLFSQ, from the coding sequence ATGGCCAAGAAGCATAGTGGGACTGCCAATGGAAAGGCCAAAGAGAACGGATTATCCAATTCCAGGTCAAAAATCGCAGCTAAGAGCACCGAATCAATCAGCAATTTGACAAGGCCACAACTCTACTCTATttacgatgaagatattaCCAACAGTGAGGAGACTTTgtcatttgaagagatcaaacGCTCGAGAGGTGAGAGTTTAGACGATCGTGGGCTCTCCACTGAACCTCGtttgacattttcagcGGGTTCTATGCTGAGTAACAGTTCTGAACTTAAGGCCAGGAAAACCTGGTTGTCGAAAGCTGtgaattttttctttgctACATCACTACTATCCATAGCAGGCATATCCTACCATGAATTGTCAAGGCAATTACACGATAACCACCTTTTACATCCAGATTTCGCTTCAAGACCACTTTCTCTCGGTGTGGAGATTTCCAACTTGTTGACTGGAGGAAGAGTCCCTGATTGGGGAGCCTATGCCCTTGAAGGTATTCTATTTGGGTTGTCTATCCCACTAATGGACCacattttcaacatcaaGACCCCTCGCAACTCTGTGGGCTCCATTATAAGAAGTGTCAATGCAATGCTTGGAGTCACTTTTGGTATCAGACGTGTGGAatggtcttcttctttgcaagcTGCAGGCGCTTGGGGTTTATTGAACATAATTCTATGGCTTCTCTTTGACAGCACAAGCTCTATGTTCTTCGGCTGTTCATTCATGGGGTTACTTGCCTGTGCGTCCTGTTACAGAGAGGTCAGCGACAAATCTCAGTTCCTATATTTCATGGATTTTTACTTCCTGGGCCTACTGCTTTTCGGTAAATTAGGAAGATATCTATTTTCCCAATAA
- the ASI2 gene encoding Asi2p (similar to Saccharomyces cerevisiae ASI2 (YNL159C); ancestral locus Anc_2.112) codes for MGRYKGFKSSVEALDDNDDHLYEQFLQESAALERDQQRLTQDIQQELRSTLDGIMETIESEVQHNRRQREANENANYQAGTNIHNPNHNPDIARQGPLFVRRRPYLQIFIRNLLLLDYFVVLLLFPFSLYNILRCGFSSVTFSETDFVNDILTYCRYVNDFVSLEGSYRLIDVNMDLLSKFHNIIVYYTWPTARSVILTYGLSDQAQNTILSGYQLLVKSGAVLIYLLYGIGGTVYLTMAGFFFSICLMITLVRRYKNVQRIVAASIESSARIPGVL; via the coding sequence ATGGGGCGTTATAAGggcttcaaatcttcagtAGAAGCTCTTGATGATAACGACGATCATCTTTATGAGCAATTTTTACAAGAGTCGGCAGCTTTGGAGAGGGATCAACAACGATTAACGCAAGATATACAACAGGAGTTACGATCCACATTGGATGGCATTATGGAGACTATAGAAAGTGAGGTACAGCATAACAGGAGGCAAAGAGAAGCGAATGAGAATGCTAACTATCAAGCAGGCACAAACATACATAACCCTAACCATAACCCAGATATCGCCAGACAGGGACCACTCTTTGTACGCAGGAGGCCataccttcaaatcttcataAGAAATCTACTGCTGTTGGATTATTTTGTTGTCTTACTGCTCTTCCCATTCTCACTGTACAATATATTAAGATGCGGATTTAGCTCTGTGACCTTCTCAGAGACAGATTTTGTCAATGACATACTCACGTACTGCCGTTACGTAAATGATTTCGTTAGCCTCGAAGGATCCTACCGCCTGATTGATGTGAACATGGATCTTTTGAGCAAGTTCCATAACATCATAGTGTACTACACCTGGCCCACGGCGAGGTCAGTAATTTTGACGTATGGTCTATCGGATCAGGCTCAAAATACTATTCTTTCCGGATATCAACTACTCGTCAAATCAGGTGCTGTATTGATATATCTGCTGTACGGTATCGGTGGTACTGTTTATCTGACCATGGCgggcttcttcttctccatttGTTTAATGATTACACTAGTAAGGAGGTACAAGAACGTACAAAGGATCGTGGCCGCCAGTATAGAGAGTTCTGCCAGGATTCCCGGAGTTTTGTAA
- the TDEL0B04790 gene encoding uncharacterized protein (similar to Saccharomyces cerevisiae YNL146W; ancestral locus Anc_2.115), whose protein sequence is MKTKSAFRKGPAAVIAPACILLLMAYFILKHFFLSKESFEGNWSCLISKLGFSHFNNEDTTTQTTFKQPIANPISDIEDANPVDKIRLFSFLLACLLFVVPYLV, encoded by the coding sequence ATGAAAACTAAAAGCGCCTTTCGCAAGGGCCCAGCGGCAGTAATCGCTCCAGCTTGCATACTGCTCCTCATGGCTTATTTCATTTTAAAACACTTTTTTCTATCTAAGGAGTCATTTGAAGGGAATTGGAGCTGCTTGATCTCTAAGTTAGGTTTCTCCCACTTTAACAATGAAGATACTACAACACAAACTACATTTAAACAACCAATTGCAAACCCAATCTCTGACATTGAAGATGCAAACCCAGTCGACAAAATACGgcttttcagcttcttaCTCGCATGTCTTTTGTTTGTTGTGCCGTACCTGGTATAA
- the MFA2 gene encoding mating pheromone a (similar to Saccharomyces cerevisiae MFA2 (YNL145W); ancestral locus Anc_2.114) gives MQPTTQATKKDTSSEKKDNFMLGGSTSYYGCVIA, from the coding sequence ATGCAACCAACTACACAAGCGACCAAAAAAGATACTTCTTCCGAGAAGAAGGACAACTTCATGCTTGGAGGTTCGACGTCCTATTACGGCTGTGTTATCGCTTAG
- the PGA1 gene encoding Pga1p (similar to Saccharomyces cerevisiae PGA1 (YNL158W); ancestral locus Anc_2.111) has translation MKRFFWSWFIWLNSLFVLVIANTESFLVKVPKDFPVGTSNHIDDQFPLRISLNNSNHAKETIETHIGEVNPTYIQLQHLQIDEVYQVKICWTALDPVSIDEMGWFIVPHSTSLQGTTSEEARIFIKFTITNDSYPTMKPGTMVPINVSVINCKLGVPVDLYKTIVYIIAVAVSAVLLNRKYSLYDLLRH, from the coding sequence ATGAAACGGTTTTTTTGGAGCTGGTTTATTTGGCTCAATTCACTATTTGTATTGGTAATAGCGAATACGGAATCATTTTTGGTAAAAGTTCCGAAGGACTTCCCAGTGGGAACTAGCAATCATATCGATGACCAATTTCCATTGAGGATCTCACTAAATAACTCCAACCATGCCAAAGAAACTATCGAGACACATATTGGAGAGGTTAACCCAACGTACATCCAATTGCAACATTTacaaattgatgaagtatATCAAGTTAAAATTTGTTGGACTGCGTTGGACCCTGTATCCATTGACGAGATGGGTTGGTTTATAGTACCGCATTCAACTAGTCTGCAAGGCACCACGAGTGAAGAAGCCCGTatttttatcaaattcaccaTTACAAATGACTCATACCCTACCATGAAGCCAGGTACAATGGTCCCCATAAACGTCTCGGTAATTAATTGCAAGTTGGGAGTTCCTGTAGATCTTTACAAGACGATAGTGTACATTATCGCGGTTGCAGTCTCAGCGGTATTGTTGAATAGGAAATACAGCTTGTATGACTTGTTAAGACATTAA